Proteins encoded in a region of the Solanum dulcamara chromosome 9, daSolDulc1.2, whole genome shotgun sequence genome:
- the LOC129902740 gene encoding serine/threonine-protein kinase-like protein At3g51990, whose product MGYLSCNAESAIATCDSYKWNFKKNHTHNKPFKIREFSYSDLHSATNAFSQDNLLGKGSHGYVYRAHLHQYKLNIAAVKRGKLTEPRNSSSNSPADNEIEILSRVHHPRLVNLLGYAVDSNQNKLIVVEFMPNGSLYELLHCDSKPPNWNRRVRFALQIARGVHFLHSSNPPVIHRDIKSSNILIDRNFRARLGDFGLSLRGHVEDVVVKSTPPAGTLGYLDPAYLAPGDLSTKSDVFSFGILLLEIISGRNAIDVNYSPPSVVDWAVPLIKSGEYTEIYDPRISSPEDDGALRQLAVVAARCVRKTAAKRPAMAEVVEWLKLVYERKSSPIWNNIGRRVGRVRESTRVVKYEPLDDSMEIVKISRIGSRRNRKVSNVVSAELGSSVIGQKIKPVIRSKSIGSLGEIASEPLDLANNNNQTVRRKGGLAVKMPTVRLSKSRSMGMIQSSTRLMNKNNSNGVVVKFVKKPNGKELEESKLLVDVVKQRT is encoded by the coding sequence ATGGGTTATCTTTCATGCAATGCCGAATCTGCTATTGCCACCTGCGATTCTTACAAGTggaactttaaaaaaaatcatacccATAATAAACCATTTAAAATCAGAGAGTTTTCTTACTCTGATCTTCACTCTGCTACAAATGCCTTTTCTCAAGATAACCTTCTTGGTAAAGGAAGCCATGGATATGTATACAGAGCTCATCTTCATCAATATAAGCTCAATATTGCTGCTGTCAAAAGGGGTAAATTAACTGAACCCCGTAACAGTTCTAGTAATTCTCCGGCGGATAATGAGATCGAAATCCTTTCTAGAGTACACCACCCCCGGTTAGTTAACTTGCTGGGTTATGCAGTGGACTCTAATCAGAACAAATTGATTGTGGTGGAGTTTATGCCTAATGGGTCTTTATATGAATTGCTTCATTGTGATTCTAAACCTCCTAATTGGAATCGCCGTGTTCGATTTGCTTTGCAAATTGCTAGGGGTGTTCATTTTTTACATTCTTCAAATCCGCCGGTGATTCATAGAGATATTAAGTCTTCAAATATTCTTATTGATAGAAATTTCAGGGCTCGACTTGGTGATTTTGGGTTGTCTTTGCGAGGACATGTTGAAGACGTCGTCGTTAAAAGTACACCGCCGGCGGGTACGTTGGGGTACTTGGATCCTGCTTATCTTGCACCGGGTGATCTCAGTACAAAATCTGATGTTTTCAGCTTTGGGATTTTGTTATTAGAGATCATCAGTGGCCGGAATGCAATCGACGTGAACTATAGTCCGCCGTCAGTGGTGGATTGGGCTGTCCCGCTGATAAAATCCGGCGAGTATACAGAGATTTATGACCCGAGAATTAGCTCACCGGAGGACGACGGAGCTTTACGGCAGTTGGCCGTAGTGGCAGCGCGTTGCGTCCGTAAGACGGCAGCGAAACGGCCGGCGATGGCGGAGGTGGTGGAGTGGTTAAAACTGGTCTATGAACGAAAGAGCTCGCCAATATGGAATAACATAGGGCGGCGAGTGGGGCGCGTGAGAGAATCAACGCGCGTGGTGAAATATGAGCCGTTGGATGATAGTATGGAAATAGTCAAGATCTCGAGAATCGGAAGTAGAAGAAATAGGAAAGTATCCAATGTGGTGAGCGCAGAATTAGGAAGTTCTGTGATTGGTCAAAAAATAAAACCAGTAATCAGATCAAAATCTATCGGTTCACTTGGTGAGATTGCATCTGAGCCGTTGGATCTGGCTAACAATAATAATCAGACGGTTAGGAGGAAGGGAGGATTGGCTGTGAAGATGCCTACGGTAAGGTTGAGTAAGTCAAGATCAATGGGCATGATACAAAGTAGTACAAGATTAATGAACAAGAATAATAGTAATGGAGTTGTGGTTAAGTTTGTAAAGAAACCAAATGGAAAAGAACTAGAGGAGTCTAAATTGCTAGTTGATGTAGTGAAACAACGCACTTAG